A single genomic interval of Terriglobus albidus harbors:
- a CDS encoding cation:proton antiporter, which produces MTFFESLLLLMFAAIVLLQLARRLSLPYPALLAAAGVLIALLPGSPKIEIDPETYLALLIAPVLVDAAYDFPLGAARRLFLPLFVYAVVAVVITAFVVAWIGKLYLGLSFSAALVMGAIVAPPDAAAATAVLRRFSIPREVDSILQGESLFNDATALLLFSAGLAFATHHMDAGRVTALIFAAPGGILFGMVSAYLIMRVNPLVRGTLGGNLLQFVFSYAIWIIASHLGLSAVLATVAFAMTLAHRTAPAEGTLDARMRIQSYAVWSAVVFTLNVFAFLLMGMQARVILGRMERSQLHNALIFAAIVVAVVIAVRPCIVLIFRAVRCLQARMGQRCQPAPLGESLFIGWCGMRGFVTMATALALPHEFPHRDTLVLAAFAVVLTTLVVQGVTLAPLIQVLCLSSREAKEAEGLALRVKLADAALNALADKSGSEADNLRFRLRLVRDTCMQRQDSVGLQRLRELGLVSVLSQRQELERLRDEDAISTEAYLESQEQIDWLELTFLRGEERRIEEI; this is translated from the coding sequence ATGACCTTCTTTGAAAGTCTGCTTCTTCTGATGTTTGCCGCCATTGTGTTGCTGCAGTTGGCACGGCGGCTCTCGCTGCCTTACCCGGCCCTGCTGGCGGCGGCGGGTGTACTGATCGCTCTTCTTCCTGGCTCGCCAAAGATCGAGATTGATCCTGAAACCTATCTCGCCCTGCTCATTGCGCCTGTCCTCGTCGACGCTGCCTACGACTTTCCCCTGGGCGCGGCTCGCCGTCTCTTCCTGCCCCTCTTTGTCTATGCAGTAGTCGCCGTAGTCATTACAGCCTTCGTGGTCGCGTGGATCGGGAAGCTATATCTTGGCCTGTCGTTCTCTGCCGCCCTTGTAATGGGCGCCATTGTCGCCCCGCCTGACGCGGCCGCGGCTACGGCAGTGCTGAGGCGCTTTTCGATTCCTCGTGAGGTCGATAGCATCCTGCAGGGCGAGAGCCTCTTCAACGATGCGACGGCCTTGCTGCTCTTCAGCGCCGGGCTCGCCTTCGCCACTCATCACATGGATGCGGGAAGGGTTACTGCTCTCATATTCGCTGCGCCGGGAGGAATTCTATTCGGCATGGTGAGCGCGTATCTCATCATGCGTGTGAATCCGCTGGTGCGGGGCACACTGGGAGGAAACCTGCTCCAGTTTGTCTTCTCGTACGCCATCTGGATCATCGCCTCTCATCTCGGACTCTCCGCGGTTCTTGCGACTGTTGCCTTTGCCATGACATTAGCTCATCGAACCGCGCCCGCTGAAGGCACCCTTGATGCACGTATGCGCATTCAGTCCTACGCCGTATGGAGTGCGGTTGTCTTCACGTTGAATGTCTTTGCGTTCCTGTTGATGGGGATGCAGGCGCGCGTCATTCTGGGGAGAATGGAGCGGTCGCAGCTCCATAATGCTCTTATCTTCGCGGCCATTGTCGTCGCCGTGGTGATTGCTGTTCGTCCATGTATCGTTCTCATATTTCGCGCCGTCCGGTGCCTTCAGGCGCGAATGGGGCAGAGGTGCCAGCCGGCGCCATTGGGTGAGAGCCTCTTTATCGGCTGGTGCGGCATGAGAGGATTCGTCACCATGGCGACGGCGCTGGCGTTGCCGCACGAATTTCCTCATCGCGACACGCTGGTGCTTGCCGCATTTGCGGTTGTGCTTACGACCCTGGTCGTGCAGGGCGTGACACTCGCTCCGTTGATCCAGGTGCTGTGCCTCAGCTCAAGAGAGGCCAAAGAGGCAGAGGGCTTAGCACTCAGAGTGAAGCTCGCGGACGCGGCTCTCAACGCGCTTGCCGACAAGTCCGGCAGCGAAGCCGATAATCTCCGGTTCCGCCTCCGATTGGTGCGAGACACCTGTATGCAGCGGCAGGACTCCGTTGGGTTGCAGCGCCTGCGCGAGCTTGGACTGGTGTCGGTGCTTTCGCAACGTCAGGAGCTGGAACGTCTGCGAGACGAGGATGCGATCAGCACCGAGGCCTATCTCGAGTCGCAGGAGCAGATCGATTGGCTGGAACTTACGTTCCTCCGCGGGGAAGAGCGCCGTATCGAAGAGATTTGA
- a CDS encoding PepSY-associated TM helix domain-containing protein encodes MNLRRLLFWFHLVIGLVVGLTICFFAVTGSLMAFQPQIITFAERKISVPEHRPEVPCLAPSESVRKLQPQIGAPPTSFEVFANPRTPAQVMTAPDRIFLADACTGELLGNGPSRVRAFFAHVRDLHRYAAYGGTRYEALHSITIAGNLGFPILILSGLILWIPRQWKKVHLRKALTIRGDLKARARDWNLHTVGGFWLALPLLVISLSGSVMAYDWVNALLYRVAGTPSPQGKEERPKTVDLGNVELLDKLLPLARETDPRWNSLTVRFPIAANSVPFALDEGSGSRPQQKTQLVLSKNGKLTKFDTFDKLPRGRQWRLYGRFLHTGEIFGWVGQSVAFLAALTAVLLVWTGFALSLRRFVAWRTRKARARERAPVLEAV; translated from the coding sequence ATGAACCTTCGACGGCTACTCTTTTGGTTTCACCTTGTCATCGGCCTTGTCGTTGGGCTGACGATTTGCTTTTTTGCCGTTACTGGCAGCCTGATGGCATTTCAGCCGCAGATCATCACGTTTGCTGAACGGAAGATCTCTGTCCCGGAGCATCGACCGGAGGTTCCGTGTCTTGCTCCGAGCGAGTCCGTCAGAAAGCTGCAGCCACAGATCGGCGCTCCTCCGACCTCGTTCGAGGTATTTGCGAATCCTCGGACACCGGCCCAGGTGATGACCGCTCCGGACCGGATTTTCTTGGCGGATGCTTGCACAGGCGAGCTGCTTGGGAACGGGCCGAGCCGGGTACGCGCGTTCTTTGCGCACGTGAGAGATCTGCATCGCTATGCAGCCTACGGCGGAACCCGCTATGAGGCGCTACATTCAATTACCATTGCCGGCAACCTGGGATTTCCGATCCTTATTCTCAGCGGATTGATCCTCTGGATCCCTCGTCAGTGGAAGAAGGTACATCTGCGGAAGGCGTTAACCATTCGTGGGGATCTGAAGGCTCGCGCCCGCGACTGGAACCTGCACACGGTCGGTGGTTTCTGGTTAGCTCTTCCGCTGTTGGTAATCTCGCTCTCCGGATCGGTGATGGCCTACGACTGGGTTAATGCGCTGCTCTACCGCGTGGCGGGAACTCCTTCGCCGCAGGGTAAGGAAGAGAGACCGAAGACGGTTGACCTCGGGAACGTCGAACTGTTGGACAAGCTTCTTCCTCTTGCAAGAGAGACGGACCCGCGATGGAACAGCTTGACTGTACGTTTTCCCATTGCTGCCAACAGCGTTCCGTTCGCGCTGGATGAAGGCTCAGGCTCGAGGCCGCAGCAGAAGACACAGCTTGTACTTTCCAAAAACGGCAAGCTGACGAAATTCGATACCTTCGACAAACTTCCGCGTGGCAGACAGTGGAGGCTTTACGGACGCTTTCTCCACACGGGCGAGATCTTCGGATGGGTGGGGCAGAGCGTCGCCTTTCTCGCCGCACTTACCGCCGTATTACTTGTCTGGACTGGATTCGCACTTAGTCTTCGCCGGTTCGTGGCGTGGAGAACCCGCAAGGCTCGTGCGCGAGAGCGGGCTCCAGTTTTAGAGGCCGTTTAA
- a CDS encoding TonB-dependent receptor: MPVTAEVDALAQVEGRSSVHGRLKAKDGAVISGALVKLTDSSGRRFTVSSSADGSFAISGLPADAAYTLVVEALGFETMRRSDVLPAETDLDLALNVDPLQQEITVFAQEELLKTTPEISSTLSSQEVTQLPSVSRSLAQFALLDVRAKNTAGSGSDGRTGTRLSLNNQSFRFTQYLLDGSTNFDFVLSNGPQQNVSLSSVGEFTVQTNTFPAQYGRASGGVVLVATKSGTDQMHGEAFAFVRPSGIQAAPPVSTFHVPNQKLQWGSTIGGPIRRGRTNFLTSYEQLHQERGAFIQSPTAGFFTGKLDSYIGLARIDHKWNEHQFTTLRFNGDYLTTNNLNDAVGGFVQSSAARTDVQQSVAGQLTQRSLFATWLNDFRISYASALPLWYTPITPSISIVRPSYATSGGSSIEHLRTGAFQVMDTMSKTWKQHQFTFGGDYLHEKAGYNLISTPLGTYTFAAGAPTSGQMPLRYNVTIGNSDLSYGQELMSAHFQDDWKLTPRFTANLGLRYDYQSNASGRTNLQPRLGLAWNPFGDGNTVIRAGAGLFYDQLYGQLQRNALNLGPDATTASYTISNPSYPTPPTVSGTQDRRDIYLLSPTLNNPYTMQLSAGIEQRLPHGFVLEMDAAFLASRHQLILINQNAPTPFTRTAAGQTRTAAAANATRSYLNYRRSDGTTIPVANVQQVSNAGNSRNPSGEIRIRRNFANHFEFQASYLYSSNITNVFFTGGNNTGTSSVSGITTGENGPSDFFQRHRLVAYGVVELPYAFRWSGTTTAASGLPVNPLTGVDNDGDGIASDRPVGLSRNSFHGPLQAQTDVALTRTFSFFEKVRVETRAEFANVFNHNNFVKLTTTYGNTATPGSSFLLPQAGIQNSDPSRQIQFATRILF, translated from the coding sequence TTGCCAGTCACTGCAGAGGTGGATGCGCTGGCTCAAGTGGAGGGGCGGTCCTCAGTTCATGGCAGGCTCAAGGCCAAGGATGGAGCGGTGATATCCGGCGCTCTCGTGAAGCTCACGGACAGCAGCGGCCGCAGGTTCACCGTGTCCTCGTCGGCGGATGGAAGTTTTGCTATCTCCGGATTGCCGGCGGATGCCGCTTACACATTGGTCGTGGAAGCGCTCGGGTTTGAGACGATGCGCCGTAGTGATGTTCTGCCTGCGGAGACCGATCTCGACCTGGCGCTCAACGTCGATCCGCTGCAACAGGAGATTACGGTCTTTGCGCAGGAAGAGTTACTGAAGACGACTCCGGAGATCTCGTCTACGCTATCGTCACAGGAAGTGACGCAACTGCCATCTGTAAGCCGTAGCCTGGCGCAGTTCGCGCTTCTCGATGTCAGGGCAAAGAACACCGCCGGCTCTGGATCAGACGGCCGCACAGGGACACGGCTCTCGCTGAACAACCAGTCTTTCCGGTTCACGCAGTATCTGCTGGATGGCAGTACGAACTTTGACTTCGTCCTCTCCAATGGCCCGCAACAGAATGTATCGCTCTCGTCGGTGGGTGAGTTCACGGTACAGACCAATACTTTTCCCGCCCAGTACGGCCGCGCCAGCGGCGGTGTTGTTCTGGTTGCTACCAAGTCGGGAACAGATCAAATGCACGGAGAGGCGTTTGCGTTTGTGAGGCCATCCGGAATCCAGGCGGCCCCGCCTGTCTCAACCTTTCATGTTCCGAACCAGAAGCTTCAGTGGGGCTCAACCATCGGTGGACCGATACGCCGTGGGCGAACCAACTTCCTGACCTCGTATGAACAGCTCCATCAGGAGCGCGGTGCCTTTATTCAGTCTCCGACGGCAGGTTTCTTCACAGGAAAGCTGGACTCCTATATCGGATTGGCGCGTATCGATCACAAGTGGAACGAGCATCAATTCACCACCTTGCGGTTCAACGGCGACTATCTCACGACGAATAACCTGAATGACGCTGTCGGTGGATTTGTTCAATCGAGCGCCGCCCGTACGGATGTCCAGCAAAGTGTCGCGGGGCAGCTTACCCAGCGAAGCCTGTTTGCTACGTGGCTGAACGATTTCAGAATCTCCTATGCCAGTGCGCTTCCGCTCTGGTATACGCCGATTACTCCGAGCATCTCGATCGTTCGGCCAAGCTACGCAACAAGTGGTGGATCGTCCATCGAGCATCTGCGTACAGGCGCGTTTCAGGTGATGGATACCATGAGCAAGACCTGGAAGCAGCATCAGTTCACCTTCGGTGGCGACTACCTCCACGAAAAGGCCGGGTACAACCTCATTTCGACTCCGCTGGGAACGTATACGTTTGCGGCGGGTGCTCCTACGTCGGGTCAGATGCCATTGCGTTACAACGTCACGATCGGAAACTCTGATCTGAGCTACGGGCAGGAATTGATGTCTGCTCATTTCCAGGACGACTGGAAGCTGACCCCGCGATTCACAGCAAACCTCGGTCTGAGATATGACTATCAATCGAACGCTTCCGGCAGGACAAACCTCCAGCCGCGTCTCGGTCTGGCATGGAATCCATTTGGCGATGGCAATACTGTGATTCGCGCCGGAGCAGGTTTGTTTTATGACCAGCTTTACGGACAGCTTCAGCGGAACGCCCTTAACCTTGGTCCGGATGCCACGACCGCGAGTTACACGATTTCAAATCCCTCGTATCCAACGCCGCCTACGGTCAGTGGCACGCAGGATCGCCGTGATATCTATCTTCTTAGCCCTACGTTGAATAATCCGTATACGATGCAGCTTTCCGCTGGGATTGAGCAGCGGCTTCCGCATGGCTTTGTGCTGGAGATGGATGCGGCGTTTCTGGCATCACGCCATCAGTTGATTTTGATCAATCAAAATGCGCCGACGCCGTTTACACGTACTGCCGCTGGACAGACGCGGACCGCGGCTGCAGCCAACGCAACGCGTTCGTATCTCAACTACCGGCGCAGCGACGGCACCACGATTCCGGTCGCAAATGTGCAGCAGGTAAGCAATGCAGGCAACTCACGTAATCCTTCAGGAGAGATCCGTATCCGGAGAAACTTCGCGAACCACTTCGAGTTCCAGGCTTCCTATCTCTACAGTTCGAACATCACGAACGTCTTCTTTACAGGAGGCAACAACACCGGCACCTCGAGCGTATCGGGAATTACAACGGGAGAGAACGGGCCTTCGGACTTCTTCCAGCGCCATCGCCTGGTGGCGTATGGAGTCGTGGAACTTCCGTATGCTTTCCGGTGGAGCGGAACTACAACTGCTGCGAGTGGTTTGCCGGTGAACCCGCTTACCGGTGTAGACAACGACGGAGATGGCATCGCAAGCGATCGTCCGGTAGGGCTTTCTCGTAATTCGTTTCATGGGCCACTGCAGGCCCAGACCGACGTGGCACTGACAAGGACTTTTTCTTTCTTCGAGAAGGTAAGAGTCGAAACACGGGCTGAGTTTGCCAATGTCTTCAACCACAATAACTTTGTGAAGCTGACGACGACGTATGGAAACACGGCAACTCCAGGCAGCAGCTTCCTGTTGCCACAGGCGGGCATTCAGAACAGCGATCCATCCCGTCAGATTCAATTTGCGACGAGGATTCTGTTCTAG
- a CDS encoding DinB family protein, with amino-acid sequence MTYDDLHLLIDYNYWARDRVLDAIGAITPEQFIRPVGNSFGSVRDTVAHICAAERIWLTRLKGEKLQGIQKSDRLPDVDAARKEWAELESEMREQLTRLGPEAVERAIEYQDLRGNDQSDVLWQMLQHMVNHGTYHRGQITTMLRQLGAAPPKSMDLISFYREQDRKP; translated from the coding sequence ATGACCTACGATGATCTCCACCTGCTCATCGACTACAACTATTGGGCGCGCGACCGAGTGCTCGACGCGATAGGCGCGATCACGCCCGAGCAGTTCATACGCCCCGTGGGGAACAGCTTCGGCTCGGTGCGCGATACCGTTGCGCATATCTGCGCTGCCGAGCGCATTTGGCTTACCCGATTGAAGGGCGAAAAGCTGCAGGGAATTCAGAAATCGGACCGCCTTCCCGATGTTGATGCAGCCCGCAAGGAGTGGGCCGAACTGGAAAGCGAGATGCGCGAACAACTCACAAGATTAGGGCCGGAAGCTGTAGAGCGCGCGATCGAGTACCAGGACCTTCGCGGTAACGACCAATCGGACGTACTTTGGCAGATGCTGCAGCACATGGTCAATCACGGCACCTATCATCGTGGACAGATCACCACGATGCTGCGACAGCTGGGCGCGGCGCCTCCGAAGTCGATGGACCTGATCTCTTTTTATCGCGAGCAAGACCGGAAGCCTTAA
- a CDS encoding radical SAM protein, whose protein sequence is MPDTTAIAETTQLQEHRITRMPILLLHVHSRCNCRCAMCDIWKREENQELDISVLERQRESLLSLGVEQVVFTGGEALMHRKLPELTHFFREIGATLTLLTSGLLLEKHAALVTAEFHEVIVSLDGPPEVHDQIRGVKGAFALLSRGVHALKRQSALPVRARCTVQHANFAHLAATVDAALDAGLDGISFLAADLSSTAFNRELVWPIERRSAVQVDATELETLNRQFDLIAEARERLAPAFSIAENRKKLQRITDHFAAEAGLVPHRAPVCNAPWVSAVWEVDGTVKPCFFHQPIGNLAHGTLEDILHGDSASEFRSGLKVDENEICRRCVCSLNYQPLNDAGV, encoded by the coding sequence TTGCCTGACACAACAGCCATCGCGGAGACAACGCAACTCCAGGAGCATCGCATCACGCGGATGCCGATCCTTCTGCTGCACGTGCACAGCCGGTGCAACTGCCGCTGCGCGATGTGCGACATCTGGAAACGCGAGGAGAACCAGGAGCTCGATATCTCTGTTCTGGAACGTCAGCGTGAGTCGCTGCTCTCGCTGGGTGTGGAGCAGGTCGTCTTCACCGGTGGTGAAGCGCTGATGCATCGAAAGCTGCCGGAACTCACGCACTTCTTCCGTGAGATAGGAGCAACCCTGACCCTGCTGACCAGCGGGCTTCTGCTGGAGAAGCATGCTGCTCTAGTCACCGCGGAATTCCACGAAGTTATCGTCTCTCTCGATGGACCTCCCGAGGTTCACGATCAGATCCGCGGTGTCAAAGGAGCCTTTGCACTGCTCTCTCGCGGCGTCCATGCACTCAAGCGGCAAAGCGCGCTTCCGGTCAGAGCACGGTGCACCGTACAACACGCTAACTTCGCTCATCTAGCCGCCACCGTAGACGCCGCGCTCGATGCCGGGCTGGATGGCATCTCTTTCCTCGCCGCGGATCTTTCGTCCACCGCCTTCAACCGGGAGCTGGTGTGGCCCATCGAACGACGCAGTGCGGTTCAGGTAGATGCTACCGAGCTCGAGACCCTCAACCGGCAATTCGACCTCATCGCGGAAGCGCGGGAGCGGCTTGCCCCGGCATTTTCGATCGCAGAGAACCGGAAGAAACTCCAACGCATTACAGACCACTTTGCGGCAGAAGCTGGCCTGGTTCCACATCGAGCTCCGGTATGCAATGCTCCCTGGGTCTCGGCGGTGTGGGAGGTCGACGGAACCGTGAAACCCTGTTTCTTCCACCAGCCCATCGGCAACCTGGCACACGGGACGCTGGAAGACATCTTGCACGGCGATAGCGCCTCTGAGTTCCGGTCCGGCCTGAAGGTCGATGAGAACGAGATCTGCAGACGCTGTGTTTGCTCTCTCAATTATCAGCCCTTGAACGACGCCGGCGTTTAG
- a CDS encoding methyltransferase domain-containing protein yields the protein MIAAPATPEVFDEWAPVYDETCNPFCSLEARLLRQLLPTLRGKTILDAGCGTGRHFSLLSTLQPEWIHAVDYSAQMLELARQRLPSNATLYHADCIATPISAQSVDVVLCSLVLGYVSDLASFCSEMRRLLRPGGQIILADIHPNTAQRRGWNRSFHQQNEEIAIAWNQIGLEKLRAIFTSEGFHCVCHLEPGFSEAEREIFVQQGRAHSFEELPEEPVMYLLQLVREAPQTEFAITGAQCALSAYDALPRTLTVEGGRIRSILDSSPEAMTQISLGGYLVLPGLINAHDHLEFGLFPRLGDGSYTDAQEWATAIHARYAETIALHRSVPREIRVRWGALRNLLCGVTTACHHNPITDIMRDPEFPVSVVEEMRWVHSAAFDFEGLQEESSIDSGEILIVHAAEGVSARAKQEIEMLQALGLLRPSTILVHALAVTPQMITRLNEAGVSLIFCPSSNEFLFGTIPAAALLEHFENAALGSDSPLTACGDLLDEGAFVMSRYDLPAARLYSMLTENPATMLRLTDGQGKIRIDGRADLIAVPDRGLSPAETLRRVTWQDVHFVMRNGIVQLVAEELAQMLQPQELVGFTEIQVDGRRRWIRGDLRATFEAAAVLQQHGVIRLGERTVALA from the coding sequence ATGATCGCGGCTCCGGCAACTCCCGAAGTGTTTGATGAGTGGGCGCCGGTCTATGACGAGACCTGCAATCCCTTCTGCTCGCTGGAGGCAAGGCTGCTTCGTCAGCTTCTGCCTACATTGCGGGGAAAGACCATTCTCGATGCCGGCTGCGGGACTGGGAGACACTTTTCCCTTTTAAGTACTCTGCAACCGGAGTGGATTCACGCTGTAGATTACTCCGCCCAGATGCTGGAGCTGGCGAGACAACGGCTCCCAAGCAACGCGACGCTTTACCATGCAGACTGCATTGCAACTCCTATCTCCGCACAGTCCGTCGATGTTGTTCTTTGTTCCCTTGTTCTGGGATATGTGAGCGATCTTGCGTCCTTCTGCAGCGAGATGCGGCGGTTACTCCGGCCGGGAGGCCAGATCATCCTGGCAGACATTCATCCCAACACGGCACAGCGACGCGGCTGGAATCGTTCTTTCCATCAGCAGAATGAAGAGATAGCGATTGCCTGGAACCAGATTGGTTTAGAAAAGCTGAGGGCAATCTTTACATCCGAAGGGTTCCATTGCGTATGCCACCTGGAACCTGGATTTTCCGAAGCGGAGCGAGAAATCTTTGTACAGCAAGGTCGGGCTCATTCCTTCGAAGAGCTTCCCGAAGAACCAGTGATGTATCTGCTTCAGCTTGTTCGAGAGGCACCCCAGACGGAATTCGCAATCACTGGAGCGCAGTGTGCGCTATCGGCATATGATGCGTTGCCACGCACACTTACCGTCGAGGGAGGACGGATACGCTCCATCCTGGATAGCTCGCCCGAGGCGATGACGCAGATTTCCCTGGGCGGATATCTCGTTCTCCCCGGTCTGATTAATGCGCATGACCATCTGGAGTTTGGCCTCTTTCCGCGTTTGGGAGACGGTAGCTATACCGATGCTCAGGAATGGGCCACCGCAATTCACGCGCGTTATGCCGAGACCATTGCACTACACCGCAGTGTTCCGCGAGAGATCCGTGTTCGCTGGGGAGCGCTGAGGAATCTGCTGTGCGGTGTGACAACAGCCTGTCATCACAATCCGATCACAGACATCATGCGAGATCCTGAATTTCCAGTCAGCGTCGTGGAAGAGATGCGCTGGGTACACTCCGCAGCATTCGATTTCGAGGGACTTCAGGAAGAATCATCGATCGATTCTGGAGAGATTCTGATCGTACACGCGGCGGAGGGAGTTAGCGCGCGCGCAAAACAAGAGATTGAAATGTTGCAGGCGTTAGGTCTGTTGCGTCCTTCCACCATTCTTGTTCATGCACTTGCTGTTACGCCACAGATGATCACAAGGCTCAACGAAGCGGGTGTCAGTTTAATCTTCTGCCCCAGTTCCAATGAGTTTCTCTTCGGAACGATTCCAGCCGCTGCACTTCTGGAGCACTTTGAGAATGCTGCACTTGGAAGCGATTCTCCGCTTACCGCTTGTGGTGATTTGCTGGATGAAGGTGCCTTCGTTATGTCGCGTTACGATCTCCCGGCGGCGCGACTCTACTCCATGCTCACGGAGAATCCGGCAACCATGTTGCGACTGACAGACGGTCAGGGGAAGATTAGGATTGACGGCCGAGCCGATCTGATCGCGGTACCCGACCGTGGCCTTTCACCGGCGGAAACGCTTCGGCGCGTGACATGGCAGGACGTCCACTTCGTGATGCGAAATGGCATCGTCCAGCTTGTTGCGGAAGAACTCGCACAAATGCTTCAACCACAGGAGCTTGTCGGCTTCACGGAGATACAGGTCGATGGCCGGCGACGCTGGATCCGCGGAGATCTTCGAGCGACATTTGAAGCAGCCGCCGTGCTGCAGCAGCACGGCGTGATCCGCCTGGGAGAAAGGACGGTGGCTCTTGCCTGA
- a CDS encoding B12-binding domain-containing radical SAM protein yields the protein MILLFHPRAVKPRSRRLPLAVLALAAVLEDREEYEIVDGNVDDDPLGTLLGLIDKHRVELLGVSVMPGPQMAAGMEVCREIRKLRPHVPIVWGGYFPSIYPEATLNAKYIDFAVRGQGEDTLLELLEALRGERTFESILGLSYKDQFGFHRNNAERPMKGPDAFPWSPFHRLPVEKYLRPSFFGKRTAVHHASIGCPFNCSFCGVHAAYGRTEKFESPERTEAILRHLVERYNADSVQFYDMNFFLSEDHARELMDRIAPLKLRWWCEARVDIMSRYSDETMQAIRRAGCTMIFFGAESGSDWALKEMQKGITTEQTLIMARRTREAGIIPEFSFVVGNPKDPERDTRETLAFIRKIKRINPDSEIIIQHYTPTPQRGSMYGDVDDKISFPTSPGEWAEKKWMDFTLRIDTRAPWMKDKTKRLIDNFEIVVASRWPTVQDIRAPRWGRYLLQTLSAWRYTFRFYTAPHELVLAQRFIDLRKPKRESL from the coding sequence GTGATTCTCCTCTTTCATCCCCGTGCCGTAAAACCTCGAAGCCGACGGCTCCCTCTCGCCGTGCTTGCTCTGGCAGCCGTGCTGGAAGACCGTGAGGAGTATGAGATCGTCGACGGCAATGTCGATGATGACCCATTGGGCACACTCCTCGGCTTGATCGACAAGCATCGCGTGGAACTGCTCGGCGTCTCAGTGATGCCCGGGCCGCAGATGGCTGCCGGCATGGAGGTCTGCCGCGAGATCCGTAAACTTCGTCCTCACGTTCCGATCGTCTGGGGAGGCTACTTCCCTTCTATTTATCCGGAAGCGACGCTCAATGCGAAGTACATCGACTTCGCGGTTCGCGGACAGGGAGAGGACACGTTGCTCGAACTGCTGGAAGCGCTTCGCGGAGAGCGCACCTTCGAAAGCATCCTTGGGCTCTCGTACAAGGACCAGTTCGGCTTCCATCGCAATAACGCGGAACGCCCGATGAAGGGACCGGACGCCTTTCCGTGGTCTCCCTTCCACCGGCTTCCCGTCGAGAAATATCTTCGCCCGTCGTTCTTTGGCAAACGCACCGCAGTGCACCACGCCAGCATTGGCTGCCCCTTTAACTGCAGCTTCTGTGGCGTGCATGCAGCATACGGTAGAACCGAAAAGTTCGAATCTCCGGAGCGTACTGAAGCGATTCTGCGTCATCTGGTCGAACGCTATAACGCCGACTCCGTGCAGTTCTACGACATGAACTTCTTCCTGAGCGAAGACCACGCCCGGGAACTCATGGACCGTATTGCCCCATTGAAGCTGCGCTGGTGGTGCGAGGCGCGCGTCGATATCATGTCCCGCTACAGCGACGAGACCATGCAGGCCATCCGGCGTGCCGGATGCACGATGATCTTCTTCGGCGCCGAGTCCGGTTCAGACTGGGCTCTGAAAGAGATGCAGAAAGGCATCACCACTGAGCAGACGCTGATCATGGCGCGCCGGACACGCGAGGCCGGCATCATTCCTGAGTTCTCTTTCGTTGTCGGCAACCCAAAGGATCCCGAGCGCGATACCCGCGAGACGCTGGCGTTCATCCGCAAGATCAAGCGCATCAACCCAGATTCGGAGATCATCATCCAGCACTACACGCCGACTCCGCAGCGCGGTTCGATGTATGGCGACGTTGACGACAAGATCAGCTTCCCGACCAGCCCGGGAGAATGGGCCGAGAAGAAATGGATGGACTTCACCCTCCGCATCGATACCCGCGCTCCGTGGATGAAAGACAAGACCAAACGACTGATCGACAATTTCGAGATCGTTGTCGCTTCACGCTGGCCCACGGTGCAGGACATCCGCGCCCCACGGTGGGGACGTTACCTGCTCCAAACACTTAGCGCATGGCGTTATACCTTCCGTTTCTATACTGCCCCTCACGAACTGGTACTGGCGCAGCGGTTCATTGATCTCAGGAAACCCAAGCGTGAAAGCCTATGA